A section of the Oryza sativa Japonica Group chromosome 1, ASM3414082v1 genome encodes:
- the LOC4325780 gene encoding uncharacterized protein: MERRRKAMWLYPKVVGFNPPERWGHSACFFEGVVYVFGGCCGGLHFSDVLTLNLETMAWSSLATTGARPGTRDSHGAALVGHRMMVFGGTNGSKKVNDLHVLDLRTKEWTKPPCKGTPPSPRESHTVTACGGCDRLVVFGGSGEGEGNYLNDVHVLDVATMTWSSPEVKGDVVPAPRDSHGAVAVGSRLVVYGGDCGDRYHGEVDVLDMDAMAWSRFAVKGASPGVRAGHAAVGVGSKVYVIGGVGDKQYYSDAWILDVANRSWTQLEICGQQPQGRFSHSAVVLNTDIAIYGGCGEDERPLNELLILQLGSEHPNGRYNISMCKVLSNHWSQERRKFLRTENQRDPNMSNGELGPRSREAEIEQRNPFLRGLENGHVKRRRTGDVRLKETESEQEEHSLSLSQHSSPSQSDQEQNGAQKLSASPNGSISALQPFVHLNTNGTLRAAGGVSPRTLKTDQFLRTIAPQQRHEVQFLAAEPKLHHRPPTPPLIGAEVHGTIDGAFDSGYLMTAVVNGQLFRGVLFAPGPGVTAPRPTLHHPILMSSAIPPQQQQQRPVLAHAIPVHARPVPQATGFVLPDCSNHARQAFPASAAAAAAKIIKSEPERGGSDLHDVVLTLGGPGAGK; the protein is encoded by the exons atggagaggaggaggaaggcaaTGTGGCTGTATCCAAAGGTGGTGGGCTTCAACCCTCCGGAGAGATGGGGGCACTCCGCTTGCTTCTTCGAGGGCGTCGTCTACGTCTTTGGG GGGTGCTGCGGCGGGCTGCATTTCAGCGACGTGCTGACGCTGAACCTGGAGACGATGGCGTGGAGCTCGCTGGCGACGACAGGGGCGCGGCCGGGGACGCGCGACAGCCACGGCGCGGCGCTGGTCGGCCACCGGATGATGGTGTTCGGCGGCACCAACGGGTCCAAGAAGGTGAACGACCTCCACGTGCTCGACCTCCGGACCAAGGAGTGGACCAAGCCGCCGTGCAAgggcacgccgccgtcgccgcgtgaGAGCCACACGGTGACTGCGTGCGGCGGCTGCGACCGGCTGGTGGtgttcggcggcagcggcgagggggaggggaaCTACCTCAACGACGTGCACGTCCTGGACGTGGCCACCATGACGTGGTCGTCGCCGGAGGTGAAGGGCGACGTCGTGCCCGCGCCGAGGGACAGCCACGGCGCCGTCGCTGTGGGCAGCCGGCTGGTCGTCTacggcggcgactgcggcgACCGGTACCACGGCGAGGTGGACGTGCTCGACATGGACGCCATGGCGTGGTCAAGG TTTGCAGTAAAAGGGGCCTCACCTGGTGTTCGAGCTGGCCACGCTGCTGTAGGTGTTGGATCTAAG GTCTATGTTATTGGAGGAGTTGGTGATAAGCAATACTACAGTGATGCCTGGATTCTTGATGTTGCAAATCGGTCGTGGACACAGCTTGAGATATGTGGGCAGCAACCGCAAGGACGGTTTTCTCATAGCGCGGTTGTCCTGAATACCGATATCGCAATTTACGGAGG GTGTGGTGAAGATGAACGGCCCCTGAATGAGCTGCTCATTCTTCAGTTGGGCTCTGAGCATCCAAATGGCCGTTACAACATCTCAATGTGCAAAGTTCTAAGCAACCACTGGAGCCAGGAGAGGCGAAAATTCTTGAGAACAGAAAAT CAAAGAGATCCAAACATGAGTAATGGAGAACTTGGTCCAAGATCTCGGGAAGCAGAAATCGAACAAAGAAACCCGTTCTTGCGTGGTCTCG AGAATGGCCATGTGAAAAGGAGGAGAACTGGCGATGTTCGACTGAAAGAGACCGAGTCGGAGCAGGAGGAGCACTCACTATCACTTTCTCAGCACTCTTCACCATCCCAATCTGATCAGGAGCAGAATGGAGCTCAGAAGCTTTCGGCATCTCCTAACGGATCAATCTCAGCCCTGCAACCGTTTGTTCACCTCAACACCAATGGCACTCTGAGGGCTGCTGGAGGTGTGTCACCGAGGACCCTGAAGACGGATCAGTTCCTCCGCACCATTGCTCCGCAGCAGCGGCATGAAGTGCAGTTCCTAGCAGCTGAACCCAAGCTGCACCACCGCCCGCCTACTCCACCCCTT ATCGGCGCAGAGGTTCATGGGACTATCGATGGAGCTTTCGATTCAGGGTACCTCATGACCGCTGTCGTGAATGGACAGCTCTTCAGAGGCGTCCTTTTCGCTCCT GGTCCGGGAGTAACGGCTCCGAGACCGACGTTGCACCATCCGATTCTGATGAGCTCGGCCATTCccccgcagcagcagcagcagcgcccgGTGCTCGCCCACGCCATCCCGGTTCATGCCCGGCCCGTGCCACAGGCGACGGGCTTCGTGCTGCCGGACTGCAGCAACCATGCCCGGCAAGCATTCCCGGCGtctgcagcggcggcagcggcgaagatCATCAAGTCTGAACCGGAGAGGGGCGGCAGTGACCTGCACGATGTTGTGCTCACGCTGGGAGGGCCTGGAGCTGGCAAGTGA
- the LOC4325781 gene encoding pentatricopeptide repeat-containing protein At4g01990, mitochondrial, which translates to MAPPVPTAAARLVLRRLLSTAVAEAEAAAVAPAAEKAAAKGAKTAAAAGEEKDARSLYRRLSALGGAGEGSVSRVMNKWVREGREARAADLAKYVKELRKYKRHAHALELMEWMVNTKGMNMSYTNHAIRLDLIYKVRGIEAAEQYFAGLPDPGKNHKTYGALLNCYCSAKMEDKATDIYRKMDELGISSSTLPINNLMSLYVKIGQHRKVTSLFEEMKVKNVKPDNLTCCLLMSSYAALNKIDTVGEVLKEMEEKKVALGWSAYSTLASLYVNANMVEEAESALKKLESLIDVQAGRQPFDFLMSLYASVGNLSEVNRVWNLIKANFQKVTNTSYLGMLQALYKLNDDDRMKQIYEDWESNYENYDARLTNMMTRAHLRNGLTKEAELLWEKVKEKGAEFDSKTCELFLEHYMGKGDMTSALNWVENMTKLPRKKSKLDQEKISCFLKYFEEHKDVEGAERFLNCLRTSGCIDGKAYESLLRTYLAAGKTSRSIRQMIKEDKIEICYGIGKLLKRIADKGR; encoded by the exons ATGGCGCCGCCCGTCcccactgccgccgctcgcctcgtcctccgccgcctcctctccacgGCGGtcgccgaggcggaggcggcggccgtggctcCCGCCGCCGAGAAGGCCGCGGCGAAGGGCgccaagacggcggcggcggcgggggaggagaagGACGCGCGGTCGCTGTACCGGCGGCTCTCGGCGCTCGGGGGCGCGGGGGAAGGGAGCGTGTCGCGGGTGATGAACAAGTGGGTGCGCGAGGGGCgggaggcgcgcgcggcggatcTCGCCAAGTACGTCAAGGAGCTTCGCAAGTACAAGCGCCACGCCCACGCCCTCGAG TTGATGGAATGGATGGTTAACACTAAGGGTATGAACATGTCATACACTAACCATGCCATACGTTTGGATCTCATTTATAAAGTGCGTGGCATTGAAGCAGCAGAACAATACTTTGCTGGCCTCCCTGATCCAGGCAAGAACCATAAAACTTATGGTGCACTTTTGAACTGTTATTGCTCTGCTAAAATGGAAGACAAAGCAACAGACATCTATCGCAAGATGGACGAACTAGGAATCTCATCCAGTACTCTTCCTATCAACAACCTGATGTCTCTTTACGTGAAGATAGGCCAGCATAGGAAGGTTACAAGCCTGTTTGAGGAGATGAAAGTGAAGAATGTTAAACCGGATAACCTCACATGCTGCCTGCTGATGAGTAGCTATGCAGCATTGAACAAGATAGATACTGTTGGAGAGGTTCTAAAagaaatggaagaaaaaaaagtggctCTAGGGTGGTCTGCATATAGCACACTCGCTTCCCTCTATGTGAATGCTAATATGGTTGAAGAAGCGGAATCTGCTTTGAAGAAACTCGAGAGTCTCATCGATGTTCAAGCTGGCAGGCAGCCTTTTGATTTCCTTATGAGCCTATATGCATCAGTAGGCAATCTGAGTGAGGTCAACAGAGTGTGGAACCTGATAAAGGCTAATTTTCAGAAGGTGACTAACACCAGCTACCTCGGCATGCTTCAAGCTCTTTATAAACTCAATGACGATGATCGCATGAAGCAGATTTATGAGGATTGGGAATCTAATTATGAAAATTATGATGCGAGGCTGACAAATATGATGACCCGAGCACATCTAAGAAATGGCTTGACCAAGGAAGCTGAATTACTATGGGAGAAGGTTAAGGAAAAAGGTGCAGAATTTGATTCCAAAACATGTGAGTTGTTTCTAGAGCATTACATGGGGAAAGGGGACATGACCTCCGCTTTGAACTGGGTTGAAAATATGACCAAACTTCCCAGGAAGAAATCGAAGCTAGATCAGGAGAAGATCAGCTGTTTCTTGAAGTATTTCGAAGAGCACAAGGATGTGGAAGGTGCCGAAAGGTTTCTCAACTGCTTGAGAACGTCAGGATGCATTGATGGCAAGGCATATGAGTCCCTCCTGCGGACCTACTTGGCGGCTGGCAAGACAAGCCGTTCGATCCGCCAAATGATCAAGGAAGATAAGATTGAGATATGCTATGGCATCGGGAAATTACTCAAGAGGATTGCCGACAAGGGACGCTGA
- the LOC4325784 gene encoding LOW QUALITY PROTEIN: pentatricopeptide repeat-containing protein At1g02370, mitochondrial (The sequence of the model RefSeq protein was modified relative to this genomic sequence to represent the inferred CDS: deleted 1 base in 1 codon) yields the protein MAPPTPGLSAAARLVIRRFLTTGAEAAEAVAPHAARAKGKKDKRPLGRRLLELGDAAGEGSVSRVLDEWVREGREEAIAAADLAKCARDLHKVKRDAHALELMDWMVNTKGMSMTYARYALHLELLYSVYGIEAAEEYFSGIPSFTRDQNHRTYGALLNCYCSAKMEEKATNIYRRMDELGIPSSTKLMNNLMGLYLELGQHSKVANLFDEMKERNVQPDELTCCILMRSHAAHNKIDTVKETFYNMSLLDVPKQWSIFRTLGSIYMNAGMVEEAELAFMRAQEFLGFDHGRHPFYFLMRQFASIGNLRGVNRVWKDIKMTFSYNRTNFSYLLMLQCLYKLGDTDRMKEIYKEWEYRYENYDPRLTNMLTRAHLRNGMTNEAELLWEKVKERGGDFDFETCELFREHYLGKGDTTSALKWAEKMTKLPKKQGKQDQETCKFLKWFEEDKVVEGAKSTCNCSNCLRNADSKTCEPLLLLQTYSPTDKTSRSLLQRIKEDSIEVFGSP from the exons ATGGCACCGCCCACGCCCGgcctctcggccgccgctcgcctcgtcATCCGCCGCTTCCTCACCACCGGCGCGGAGGCCGCGGAGGCGGTGGCTCCCCACGCCGCGAGGGCGAAGGGGAAGAAGGACAAGCGGCCGCTGGGTCGGCGGCTGCTGGAGCTCGGGGACGCGGCGGGGGAAGGGAGCGTGTCGCGGGTGCTGGACGAGTGGGTGCGCGAAGGGCGGGAGGAGGCGATCGCCGCGGCGGATCTCGCCAAGTGCGCCAGGGATCTCCACAAGGTCAAGCGCGACGCCCACGCCCTCGAG TTGATGGATTGGATGGTTAATACAAAGGGTATGAGCATGACATATGCTCGATATGCATTGCATTTGGAACTCCTTTACAGTGTGTATGGCATTGAGGCTGCAGAGGAATACTTTTCTGGCATCCCTTCTTTTACTCGAGACCAGAACCATCGAACTTATGGTGCACTTTTGAACTGTTATTGCTCTGCTAAAATGGAAGAGAAAGCTACAAATATCTATCGCAGGATGGACGAACTTGGCATCCCATCCAGTACTAAGCTCATGAATAACCTGATGGGCCTTTACCTGGAGCTAGGCCAACATAGCAAGGTGGCTAACCTGTTTGATGAGATGAAAGAGAGGAATGTTCAACCGGATGAGCTCACATGCTGCATTCTGATGCGTAGTCATGCAGCACACAACAAGATAGATACTGTCAAAGAGACTTTTTACAACATGTCACTATTAGATGTGCCTAAACAATGGTCTATATTTAGAACACTCGGTTCCATCTATATGAATGCTGGTATGGTTGAAGAGGCAGAATTGGCTTTTATGAGAGCTCAGGAATTTCTCGGTTTTGATCATGGCAGGCACCCTTTTTATTTCCTTATGAGGCAATTTGCATCAATAGGCAATTTGAGAGGGGTCAACAGAGTGTGGAAAGACATAAAAATGACTTTTTCTTATAACAGGACTAACTTCAGCTACCTCCTCATGCTTCAATGTCTCTATAAACTCGGTGACACCGATCGGATGAAGGAGATTTATAAGGAGTGGGAATATCGTTATGAAAACTATGACCCGAGGCTGACAAATATGTTGACCCGAGCTCATCTAAGGAATGGCATGACCAATGAAGCTGAATTGTTGTGGGAGAAGGTCAAGGAAAGAGGTGGTGATTTCGATTTCGAAACATGTGAGCTGTTTCGGGAGCATTACTTGGGGAAAGGGGACACGACCTCCGCTTTGAAATGGGCTGAAAAGATGACCAAACTTCCCAAGAAACAAGGGAAGCAAGATCAGGAGACCTGCAAGTTCTTGAAGTGGTTCGAAGAAGACAAGGTTGTGGAAGGTGCCAAAAGTACCTGCAACTGCAGCAACTGCTTGAGGAATGCGGACAGCAAGACATGTGAACCCCTCCTG CTCCTGCAGACCTACTCCCCGACTGACAAGACAAGCCGTTCGCTGCTTCAACGGATCAAAGAAGATTCAATTGAAGTGTTTGGTAGTccatag